The proteins below come from a single Alnus glutinosa chromosome 9, dhAlnGlut1.1, whole genome shotgun sequence genomic window:
- the LOC133876789 gene encoding uncharacterized protein LOC133876789, which produces MAEPSTSNHQQMLAITTLSSGRMVDNHVQEKVDEQIEIPQNLQRDTGKQVNTEASSPSAPTPEILYEPRVPFPERLKEPSHFGKQGKKIQDMMEVFKQVKVNIPLLDAIKQVPAYAKFLKDLCTQKRKTRNNIPKKVLLTEHVSSLIQHNTPPKFKDPGSPTISCIIGQTEIDKALLDLGVGVNLLPYSVYQQLGLGELKPTTVILQLADRSVKKPRGVIEDVIIQVDKFFFPVDFIVVDIEPIPNPEKLIPVILGLPFLATSNACINCRTGVMEISFGNMKFKLNIFNAFQHAPDWNECFFVDNIEEYVEDSLPSLLTRDPLEDCLAHFGFEDFNTNQYIDEVNALLETAASADFHPWRLPKEPLPPTSNTSPVPSLESPPKLELKPLPDKLKYAFLGSNDTLPVIIASDLQKDQDDRLLAVLKKHKEAIGWTIVDLNRINPSICLHRIHLEEDARPSREA; this is translated from the coding sequence ATGGCAGAACCAAGTACTTCAAATCATCAGCAAATGCTAGCCATCACCACATTGAGTAGTGGAAGAATGGTCGACAATCATGTGCAAGAAAAGGTGGATGAGCAAATTGAGATCCCACAAAATCTGCAGAGGGACACGGGTAAGCAAGTAAACACTGAGGCTTCTTCTCCCTCCGCCCCCACTCCTGAGATACTATATGAACCCCGAGTCCCATTCCCAGAACGTCTCAAGGAACCTTCTCACTTCGGgaagcaaggaaagaaaatacaagatatGATGGAGGTCTTCAAACAAGTTAAAGTCAACATCCCACTCCTTGATGCCATCAAGCAAGTACCTGCTTATGCAAAATTCCTCAAGGACTTGTGTACTCAGAAAAGGAAAACCAGAAATAATATCCCCAAGAAAGTTCTTCTTACTGAGCATGTGAGCTCCTTGATTCAGCACAACACTCCTCCGAAATTCAAGGATCCTGGATCCCCTACAATTTCATGTATCATCGGACAGACTGAGATTGATAAAGCACTCCTAGATCTAGGAGTTGGTGTGAATTTACTTCCCTATTCAGTGTATCAACAACTTGGCCTAGGGGAACTGAAGCCCACCACAGTGATTCTACAGTTGGCTGATCGGTCTGTTAAGAAACCAAGAGGGGTTATAGAAGATGTCATCATCCAAGTGGATAAATTTTTCTTCCCAGTGGACTTCATCGTAGTTGATATCGAGCCCATTCCCAATCCTGAGAAGCTAATTCCAGTCATCCTTGGCCTTCCTTTCTTAGCCACTTCCAATGCATGCATCAACTGTCGCACTGGAGTCATGGAGATCTCCTTTGGTAATATGAAATTCAAGCTAAATATCTTCAATGCATTCCAGCATGCACCTGATTGGAATGAGTGTTTCTTTGTGGACAACATTGAAGAATATGTAGAAGATTCACTCCCCAGTCTTTTGACAAGGGATCCTTTGGAAGACTGCTTAGCTCACTTTGGCTTTGAAGACTTCAACACCAATCAATACATTGATGAGGTAAATGCCTTGCTAGAGACAGCTGCCAGTGCAGATTTTCATCCATGGAGACTACCCAAGGAACCCTTACCTCCAACTTCGAACACTTCTCCTGTTCCTTCCCTTGAGTCTCCACCAAAGCTTGAATTGAAGCCACTACCAGACAAGCTCAAGTATGCCTTCCTCGGCTCTAATGATACCTTACCGGTCATCATTGCTTCAGATCTACAAAAGGACCAAGATGACAGATTATTAGCAGTATTGAAGAAGCATAAAGAGGCTATTGGATGGACTATAGTTGATTTGAACCGCATCAACCCCTCCATCTGTTTGCACCGGATTCATTTAGAGGAAGATGCTCGACCCTCCCGTGAGGCATAG